In the Streptomyces sp. f51 genome, one interval contains:
- a CDS encoding substrate-binding domain-containing protein, with the protein MEWLSAENVVAVGTAVIGVVSSAVMVWYERRVPRRKTVGYRVQMDNPIGDGVRSGRANVRLGLFDETPGMSDATLVLLRIENDGSQSIAGEDYTSHERHGLTAVFTDRTIRGVSVTQPPGTDHLMDHFTPAAGLGYENGTLRIPRVPLNRGEHFKLLVLLSGGDVGCPVRIVGGIRDGEVRPNRSTTPDDQPPLFSRAARLFTVLLTVCVVTLALIVVLRDGTPPPIGCERGTLAVTGSTAFEPVARELAQKYEHDCQGSTITVDAHGSTAGVRELDAAGRASKKGSPALVALSDGPKPGDFPRLRENRIAVSVFTLVVNDAVPVRNLSLTDVRRLYRGEIGNWDQLGGPDLPVVLVSRDADSGTRQVFQRRVLGRGEIANSSLDCVHKDDATAPLVRCELDSTEQVLATVARLRGAIGYSELNDATGHKGLHRIGLDGHAASVEDLEHGTSDYPYREIEYAYTYGQPPADSLASSFLSYIGRGSGQDVVRTHGHLPCGTPVGLRICGAG; encoded by the coding sequence GTGGAGTGGCTGAGCGCAGAGAACGTCGTGGCCGTCGGGACCGCCGTCATCGGCGTCGTCTCCTCCGCCGTGATGGTCTGGTACGAGCGGAGGGTGCCGCGCCGCAAGACCGTCGGCTACCGCGTCCAGATGGACAACCCCATCGGTGACGGGGTCCGCTCGGGACGCGCGAACGTGCGGCTCGGGCTGTTCGACGAGACGCCCGGCATGTCCGACGCCACCCTCGTGCTGCTGCGGATCGAGAACGACGGCTCGCAGAGCATCGCCGGGGAGGACTACACCAGCCACGAACGGCACGGTCTGACCGCGGTGTTCACCGACCGCACCATCCGCGGTGTGTCCGTGACCCAGCCACCCGGCACCGACCATCTGATGGACCACTTCACCCCGGCCGCCGGGCTCGGCTACGAGAACGGCACGCTGCGCATCCCGCGGGTCCCGCTGAACCGGGGCGAGCACTTCAAGCTGCTCGTCCTGCTGTCGGGCGGCGACGTGGGATGTCCGGTCCGGATCGTCGGCGGCATCCGGGACGGCGAGGTCCGGCCCAACCGCAGTACGACACCGGACGACCAGCCGCCGCTGTTCAGCCGGGCCGCGCGGCTGTTCACCGTGCTGCTGACGGTGTGCGTCGTCACGCTCGCCCTGATCGTCGTCCTGCGCGACGGCACCCCGCCCCCGATCGGCTGCGAGCGGGGCACGCTGGCCGTCACCGGCTCGACCGCCTTCGAGCCGGTGGCCCGCGAACTGGCGCAGAAGTACGAGCACGACTGCCAGGGTTCCACCATCACGGTGGACGCCCACGGCAGCACGGCCGGCGTGCGTGAACTCGACGCGGCGGGGCGCGCGTCGAAGAAGGGGTCTCCGGCGCTGGTCGCGCTCTCCGACGGTCCCAAGCCGGGCGACTTCCCCCGACTGCGGGAGAACCGGATCGCGGTCTCCGTCTTCACGCTGGTCGTCAACGACGCCGTGCCGGTCCGGAACCTGTCGCTGACCGACGTACGGCGGCTGTACCGCGGCGAGATCGGGAACTGGGACCAGCTCGGCGGCCCCGACCTGCCCGTCGTGCTGGTCAGCAGGGACGCCGACTCCGGGACCCGGCAGGTGTTCCAGCGCCGGGTGCTCGGGCGCGGCGAGATCGCCAACTCCTCGCTGGACTGCGTCCACAAGGACGACGCGACGGCGCCGCTCGTGCGCTGCGAACTCGACTCCACCGAGCAGGTGCTGGCCACGGTCGCCCGGCTGCGCGGCGCGATCGGCTACAGCGAGCTCAACGACGCCACCGGCCACAAGGGCCTGCACAGGATCGGCCTGGACGGTCACGCGGCCTCCGTCGAGGACCTGGAGCACGGCACCTCGGACTACCCGTACCGCGAGATCGAGTACGCCTACACCTACGGGCAGCCGCCCGCCGACTCCCTCGCCTCCAGCTTCCTCTCCTACATCGGCCGGGGCAGTGGCCAGGACGTCGTCCGCACCCATGGCCATCTGCCCTGCGGGACACCGGTCGGGCTGAGGATCTGCGGGGCCGGGTGA
- the recR gene encoding recombination mediator RecR, giving the protein MYEGVVQDLIDELGRLPGVGPKSAQRIAFHILQAEPTDVRRLAQALMEVKAKVRFCATCGNVAQEELCNICRDPRRDLTVICVVEEPKDVVAVERTREFRGKYHVLGGAISPIEGVGPDDLRIRELLARLADGTVTELILATDPNLEGEATATYLARMIKPMGLKVTRLASGLPVGGDLEYADEVTLGRAFEGRRLLDV; this is encoded by the coding sequence TTGTACGAAGGCGTTGTCCAGGACCTCATCGACGAACTGGGGCGGCTCCCCGGCGTCGGTCCCAAGAGCGCGCAGCGGATCGCCTTCCACATCCTCCAGGCGGAGCCCACGGACGTCCGCCGGCTCGCGCAGGCCCTCATGGAGGTCAAGGCGAAGGTCCGCTTCTGCGCGACCTGCGGCAACGTCGCGCAGGAGGAGCTGTGCAACATCTGCCGCGATCCGCGCCGCGACCTCACGGTCATCTGCGTGGTGGAGGAGCCCAAGGACGTGGTCGCCGTCGAGCGGACACGTGAGTTCCGGGGGAAGTACCACGTGCTCGGCGGCGCGATCAGCCCGATCGAGGGGGTCGGCCCGGACGATCTGCGGATCAGGGAACTCCTGGCCCGTCTGGCCGACGGCACGGTCACCGAGCTCATCCTGGCCACGGACCCGAATCTGGAGGGCGAGGCCACGGCCACGTATCTCGCCCGCATGATCAAGCCCATGGGCCTCAAGGTCACCCGCCTGGCCAGCGGCCTCCCGGTGGGTGGCGACCTGGAATACGCGGACGAGGTCACACTCGGCCGCGCCTTCGAGGGGAGACGACTTCTAGATGTCTGA
- a CDS encoding SLATT domain-containing protein: MSQPEMQPEGPLQDGRNEFAAGLRPGDLLGRPFPLGDWEEPAERLHELYRWVEQGALDTAAWYLSDRVWKRRAARALRCGASLGAVAGAALPLLDLTGSLRGVAPWGYLALLLAVSCAAVDRFFGVTSGWIRDVATAQAVQRRLQALQFDWASESVREVLGPADGTASEAADRCIGVLRRFSEDVTELVRTETADWMVEFRTGPAPLGIQSAAGAPRPEGPPLNGRTPLPPGTRPNMPRQRPPEPR; this comes from the coding sequence GTGAGTCAGCCGGAGATGCAGCCGGAGGGGCCGCTCCAGGACGGGCGGAACGAGTTCGCGGCGGGGCTGCGGCCGGGGGATCTGCTCGGCCGGCCGTTTCCGCTCGGCGACTGGGAGGAACCCGCCGAGCGGCTCCACGAGCTCTACCGATGGGTGGAGCAGGGGGCGCTCGACACGGCCGCCTGGTATCTCTCCGACCGCGTGTGGAAACGGCGGGCGGCGCGGGCGCTGCGCTGCGGTGCCTCGCTGGGGGCCGTCGCCGGGGCCGCGCTGCCGCTGCTCGACCTCACCGGCTCGCTGCGCGGGGTCGCTCCCTGGGGCTATCTGGCCCTGCTGCTCGCGGTCTCCTGCGCGGCCGTCGACCGGTTCTTCGGCGTGACCTCCGGATGGATAAGGGACGTGGCCACCGCGCAGGCCGTACAGCGGCGGCTTCAGGCACTTCAGTTCGACTGGGCGTCCGAGAGCGTCAGGGAGGTCCTCGGACCGGCCGACGGAACGGCCAGCGAGGCGGCCGACCGGTGCATCGGCGTGCTGCGGAGGTTCTCCGAGGACGTCACCGAGCTGGTGCGCACCGAGACGGCGGACTGGATGGTGGAGTTCCGCACCGGACCCGCGCCGCTGGGGATCCAGTCGGCGGCGGGAGCGCCCCGGCCCGAAGGCCCGCCGCTGAACGGCCGCACACCGCTGCCGCCCGGCACGCGCCCGAACATGCCCCGCCAGCGCCCGCCCGAGCCGCGCTAG
- a CDS encoding DUF3303 family protein has product MRVMLRATMDTEKANELIRSGKLPQLMQRTMERLKPEASYFTTHEGSRACYMVFDLEDTSQIPVIAEPFFMELGAKIDLAPVMNPEDLHKGLSQLG; this is encoded by the coding sequence ATGCGCGTGATGCTCAGGGCGACCATGGACACGGAGAAGGCGAATGAGCTGATCCGGAGCGGAAAGCTCCCGCAACTGATGCAGCGGACGATGGAGCGGCTCAAGCCGGAGGCGTCCTACTTCACGACCCACGAGGGCAGCCGCGCCTGCTACATGGTCTTCGACCTGGAGGACACCAGCCAGATCCCGGTGATCGCCGAGCCGTTCTTCATGGAACTCGGCGCCAAGATCGATCTCGCGCCCGTCATGAACCCCGAGGACCTCCACAAGGGCCTGTCGCAGCTGGGCTGA
- a CDS encoding GntR family transcriptional regulator: protein MAGTGGSGAVTRSTLRQQIADALRDEVLGGRLRPGQEFTVKEIAEQYGVSATPVREALVDLSAQGLLDADQHRGFRVHEYSGADYRGMIEARSLITEGMFQHLVASGMPQADDPGALAALAAVRRRGEEAQRAATAGDLNILIGYDLRYWRELSNLFGNTYLADFLHRMRVQSWVCTVQHLRHVSDLKGHLWSGHTQLVDALARRDADGARAIVTAYNEHALTLIERLDAP from the coding sequence ATGGCCGGGACCGGCGGCAGCGGCGCCGTCACACGCAGCACCCTGCGGCAGCAGATCGCGGACGCGCTCCGCGACGAGGTGCTCGGGGGTCGCCTCCGGCCGGGCCAGGAGTTCACGGTGAAGGAGATCGCCGAGCAGTACGGCGTCTCCGCGACCCCGGTCCGCGAGGCCCTGGTCGACCTGTCGGCCCAAGGTCTCCTGGACGCCGACCAGCACCGCGGCTTCCGGGTCCACGAGTACTCCGGCGCCGACTACCGCGGCATGATCGAGGCCCGCAGCCTGATCACGGAGGGCATGTTCCAGCACCTCGTGGCCAGCGGGATGCCGCAGGCCGACGACCCCGGGGCGCTCGCCGCCCTCGCGGCCGTACGGCGCCGCGGCGAGGAGGCCCAGCGCGCGGCCACCGCGGGTGACCTGAACATCCTCATCGGCTACGACCTCCGTTACTGGCGCGAACTGAGCAACCTGTTCGGCAACACCTACCTGGCCGACTTCCTGCACCGGATGCGGGTCCAGTCCTGGGTCTGCACGGTCCAGCACCTGCGCCACGTCTCGGACCTCAAGGGCCATCTGTGGTCCGGCCACACCCAGTTGGTGGACGCCCTCGCCCGCCGCGACGCCGACGGGGCACGGGCGATCGTGACGGCGTACAACGAGCACGCCCTCACCCTGATCGAGCGCCTCGACGCACCCTGA
- a CDS encoding 5'-nucleotidase C-terminal domain-containing protein: MPVNPLNRREFVKTSAVTGAAVAVGGAALTTPAQAADRKPPKKPRTWSFSILGTTDLHSHVFDWDYYKDAAYSDTKGNSVGVAKVATLIKQQRAAKGEDRVLLVDAGDIIQGTSLGYYFARVDPITGAKGKKGPKHPMAVAMNLMRYDAAALGNHEFNYGIETLRKFESQCDFPLLAANALDAKTLRPAFQPYTVKHIRVPGAPDIKVGIMGLTNPGIALWDKDNVNGRMVFPGLVEQAKKYVPRLRALGCDVVFLTDHSGLDGSSSWGDALPYVENASNLVAEQVPGIDAILVGHTHVEVPSYTVKNAETGEDVLLSEPYCWGYRLSVFDFEMELEHGRWKVVGKTAQTLNPAAVDEDPQIKKHLEADHELVVKYVNTAVGTCTEDLSAAESCWKDVPVMDFIHEVQTEAVKAGLSTADAALPLISVAAPFSRTADIPAGSVTIKDIAGLYIYDNTLYGKKLTGAQLKDYLEYAAKYYHQVPAGTAVDTATLTNANSFWDYMYDTAAGVDYEIDIAAAEGSRIKNLTHNGAAVADDQVFVVAVNNYRANGGSGYPHIAAAETAFSAPDQVRDLMIAYVIAKGALNPADFAAVNWKLTQGGTPVF; the protein is encoded by the coding sequence ATGCCCGTCAATCCCCTGAACCGCCGGGAGTTCGTCAAGACGTCGGCCGTCACCGGCGCGGCCGTGGCCGTCGGCGGCGCCGCACTGACGACGCCCGCGCAGGCGGCGGACCGCAAGCCGCCCAAGAAGCCGCGGACGTGGTCGTTCTCGATCCTGGGCACCACCGACCTGCACAGCCACGTCTTCGACTGGGACTACTACAAGGACGCCGCCTACTCCGACACCAAGGGCAACTCCGTCGGCGTCGCCAAGGTCGCCACGCTCATCAAGCAGCAGCGCGCCGCCAAGGGCGAGGACCGCGTGCTCCTCGTCGACGCCGGCGACATCATCCAGGGCACCTCGCTCGGCTACTACTTCGCGCGGGTCGACCCGATCACCGGGGCGAAGGGCAAGAAGGGCCCCAAGCACCCGATGGCCGTGGCGATGAACCTCATGCGCTACGACGCCGCCGCGCTCGGCAACCACGAGTTCAACTACGGCATCGAGACGCTGCGCAAGTTCGAGAGCCAGTGCGACTTCCCGCTGCTCGCCGCGAACGCGCTGGACGCCAAGACGCTGCGGCCCGCGTTCCAGCCGTACACCGTGAAGCACATCCGTGTGCCCGGGGCCCCCGACATCAAGGTCGGCATCATGGGCCTGACCAACCCCGGCATCGCGCTGTGGGACAAGGACAACGTCAACGGCAGGATGGTCTTCCCGGGCCTGGTCGAGCAGGCGAAGAAGTACGTGCCCCGGCTGCGTGCGCTCGGCTGCGACGTCGTCTTCCTGACCGACCACTCGGGCCTCGACGGCTCGTCGTCGTGGGGTGACGCGCTGCCGTACGTGGAGAATGCCTCGAACCTGGTCGCCGAGCAGGTGCCCGGCATCGACGCGATCCTGGTCGGCCACACCCACGTGGAGGTCCCCTCCTACACGGTGAAGAACGCGGAGACCGGCGAGGACGTCCTGCTCTCGGAGCCCTACTGCTGGGGCTACCGGCTGAGCGTCTTCGACTTCGAGATGGAGCTGGAGCACGGCCGCTGGAAGGTCGTCGGCAAGACCGCGCAGACCCTCAACCCCGCCGCGGTGGACGAGGACCCGCAGATCAAGAAGCACCTGGAAGCCGACCACGAGCTCGTCGTGAAGTACGTCAACACGGCGGTCGGCACCTGCACCGAGGACCTCTCGGCCGCGGAGTCCTGCTGGAAGGACGTCCCGGTCATGGACTTCATCCACGAGGTCCAGACGGAAGCCGTGAAGGCGGGCCTGTCCACCGCGGACGCGGCGCTGCCGCTGATCTCGGTCGCCGCGCCCTTCAGCCGCACCGCGGACATCCCGGCGGGCAGCGTCACCATCAAGGACATCGCCGGGCTGTACATCTACGACAACACGCTCTACGGCAAGAAGCTGACGGGCGCCCAGCTCAAGGACTACCTGGAGTACGCGGCGAAGTACTACCACCAGGTGCCGGCCGGCACGGCCGTGGACACCGCCACCCTCACCAACGCCAACAGCTTCTGGGACTACATGTACGACACCGCGGCGGGCGTCGACTACGAGATCGACATCGCCGCGGCCGAGGGCTCGCGGATCAAGAACCTCACCCACAACGGCGCGGCCGTCGCCGACGACCAGGTCTTCGTCGTCGCGGTCAACAATTACCGCGCCAACGGCGGTTCGGGCTACCCGCACATCGCGGCCGCGGAGACCGCCTTCAGCGCCCCGGACCAGGTCCGCGACCTGATGATCGCCTACGTCATCGCCAAGGGAGCCCTGAACCCGGCCGACTTCGCGGCCGTCAACTGGAAGCTGACCCAGGGCGGCACGCCGGTCTTCTGA
- a CDS encoding YbaB/EbfC family nucleoid-associated protein → MIPGGGQPNMQQLLQQAQKMQQDLANAQEELARTEVGGQSGGGLVKATVTGSGELRALVIDPKAVDPEDTETLADLIVAAVHAANENAQDLQQRTLGPLTQGLGGGSGIPGLPF, encoded by the coding sequence GTGATTCCCGGTGGTGGCCAGCCCAACATGCAGCAGCTGCTCCAGCAGGCCCAGAAGATGCAGCAGGACCTGGCGAACGCGCAGGAGGAGCTGGCGCGGACGGAGGTCGGCGGCCAGTCGGGCGGTGGCCTGGTGAAGGCGACCGTGACGGGCTCCGGAGAGCTCCGCGCCCTGGTGATCGACCCGAAGGCGGTCGACCCCGAGGACACCGAGACGCTCGCCGATCTGATCGTCGCGGCCGTCCACGCGGCGAACGAGAACGCGCAGGACCTCCAGCAGCGGACCCTCGGCCCGCTCACCCAGGGGCTCGGCGGCGGCAGCGGCATCCCCGGTCTGCCTTTCTAA
- a CDS encoding aspartate aminotransferase family protein, with protein MTPQPNPQAGAAVKAADRAHVFHSWSAQELIDPLAVAGAEGSYFWDYEGKRYLDFTSGLVFTNIGYQHPKVVAAIQEQAATLSTFAPAFAVEARSEAARLIAERTPGDLDKIFFTNGGAEAVENATRMARLHTGRPKVLSAYRSYHGATSTAINLTGDPRRWPNDIGAAGVVHFWAPFLYRSPFHSDSERQECERALQHLEDTIAFEGPGTIAALILETIPGTAGIMTPPPGYLAGVREICDRYGIVFILDEVMAGFGRTGKWFAADHYEVTPDLMTFAKGVNSGYVPLGGVAISSAIAETFARRPYPGGLTYSGHPLACAAAVATINVMEDEGIVGQAAAIGETVLGPGLRALAERHPSVGEVRGTGVFWALELVKDRETREPLVPYNASGEANAPMAAFGAAAKARGLWPFINMNRTHVVPPCNITEAEAKEGLAVLDEALSVADEHTL; from the coding sequence ATGACCCCTCAGCCCAACCCCCAGGCCGGCGCCGCCGTGAAGGCCGCGGACCGCGCGCACGTGTTCCACTCCTGGTCCGCGCAGGAGCTCATCGACCCGCTCGCCGTCGCCGGTGCGGAGGGGTCGTACTTCTGGGACTACGAAGGCAAGCGGTATCTGGACTTCACCAGCGGGCTCGTCTTCACCAACATCGGCTACCAGCACCCGAAGGTCGTCGCCGCGATCCAGGAGCAGGCCGCCACCCTGTCCACCTTCGCACCCGCCTTCGCCGTCGAGGCGCGCTCGGAGGCGGCCCGGCTGATCGCCGAGCGGACCCCCGGCGACCTGGACAAGATCTTCTTCACCAACGGCGGCGCGGAGGCCGTCGAGAACGCCACGCGGATGGCCCGGCTGCACACCGGCCGTCCCAAGGTGCTCTCCGCCTACCGTTCGTACCACGGGGCCACCTCCACGGCGATCAACCTCACCGGTGACCCGCGGCGCTGGCCGAACGACATCGGCGCGGCCGGTGTCGTCCACTTCTGGGCGCCGTTCCTGTACCGCAGCCCCTTCCACTCCGACAGCGAGCGGCAGGAGTGCGAGCGAGCGCTCCAGCACCTGGAGGACACGATCGCCTTCGAGGGACCGGGGACCATAGCGGCCCTGATCCTGGAGACGATCCCGGGCACCGCGGGCATCATGACGCCGCCGCCCGGCTACCTCGCCGGAGTGCGGGAGATCTGCGACCGGTACGGGATCGTCTTCATCCTGGACGAGGTCATGGCCGGGTTCGGCCGCACCGGCAAGTGGTTCGCGGCGGACCACTACGAGGTGACGCCGGACCTGATGACCTTCGCCAAGGGCGTGAACTCCGGCTATGTGCCGCTGGGCGGTGTGGCGATCTCCTCCGCCATCGCCGAGACCTTCGCCCGGCGGCCCTACCCGGGCGGGCTCACCTACTCCGGCCACCCGCTGGCCTGCGCCGCCGCGGTCGCGACGATCAACGTCATGGAGGACGAGGGGATCGTCGGCCAGGCGGCCGCCATCGGCGAGACCGTCCTCGGACCGGGTCTGCGCGCGCTGGCCGAACGGCACCCGAGCGTCGGCGAGGTACGCGGCACGGGCGTCTTCTGGGCCCTGGAGCTGGTGAAGGACCGCGAGACCCGGGAGCCGCTGGTCCCGTACAACGCCTCGGGCGAGGCGAACGCCCCGATGGCCGCGTTCGGTGCCGCGGCCAAGGCCCGTGGTCTGTGGCCCTTCATCAACATGAACCGCACCCACGTCGTCCCGCCGTGCAACATCACCGAGGCCGAGGCCAAGGAGGGTCTGGCGGTCCTGGACGAGGCGCTGTCGGTGGCGGACGAGCACACGCTGTGA
- a CDS encoding protein kinase has protein sequence MEKLGAGDPRQIGVYRLLARLGAGGMGHVYLARSDRGRTVAVKLVRPELAEQEEFRARFRQEVQAARRVGGLWTAPVLDADTEAPIPWVATGYVAGPSLQGVVGRDHGALPERSVRILAAGLAHALQDIHAAGLIHRDLKPSNVLVTIDGPRVIDFGIARALETVTDGGLTHTGALVGSPGFMAPEQVRGDRVTPACDIFCLGSVLSYAATGALPFGAANSGVHAMMFRIAQEDPDLTGVPEGLADLVRDCLRKDPGARPGLDEILERTGAEDTVAEGRTLDPWLPGSLVAQLGRHAVQLLDTENPDAGPPQLPPGAVAPGAALALPPAPAAAPDLSKPPSGAPAPASSSSASSSSASSSTPSASSSAPAASAEVSSEHASTPADGGATPPAPGQPGPVNHLPTMIAGSGATPPPAAPAGPHPAYGYPQQHPQPAGQGPAHPAYGYPQAGWGTQPPYGSTPPYGPGVTANPYGPGGATPPFGPTPPYGHGVAPLGPEAPHRNSRSTALLVAVALVVALGAGGGVFALLNGRGNGGGTDDPKASSTAAGGTTPGQSASQVPTTASPLLSSAPATPGGTIPQAFLGTWDAVIDNDTGHHTRRMTIQQGGVGDTVLTIVADGSVGYHCVFEAALSSAPGPSGPLEIGPSSVTVGGPPSCKPGDASEVSLLPDGRLRRAKTGSAAEAELTYTKSG, from the coding sequence ATGGAGAAACTGGGGGCAGGGGATCCGCGGCAGATCGGCGTGTACCGACTGCTGGCGAGACTCGGCGCCGGCGGCATGGGCCACGTCTATCTCGCGCGGTCCGACCGGGGACGTACCGTCGCCGTCAAACTCGTCCGGCCGGAACTCGCCGAGCAGGAGGAGTTCCGGGCCCGCTTCCGCCAGGAGGTGCAGGCCGCCCGCCGGGTCGGCGGACTGTGGACCGCGCCCGTCCTGGACGCGGACACCGAGGCCCCGATCCCGTGGGTCGCCACCGGCTACGTCGCCGGTCCCTCGCTCCAGGGTGTCGTCGGGCGGGACCACGGGGCGCTGCCCGAGCGTTCCGTGCGCATCCTCGCCGCGGGCCTCGCGCACGCGCTCCAGGACATCCACGCCGCGGGCCTCATCCACCGCGACCTCAAGCCCTCGAACGTCCTCGTCACCATCGACGGCCCCCGTGTCATCGACTTCGGCATCGCCCGCGCGCTGGAGACGGTGACCGACGGCGGCCTCACCCACACCGGGGCGCTCGTCGGCTCCCCCGGGTTCATGGCCCCCGAGCAGGTGCGCGGCGACCGGGTCACGCCCGCGTGCGACATCTTCTGCCTCGGCTCGGTCCTGTCGTACGCGGCCACCGGCGCCCTTCCGTTCGGCGCGGCCAACAGCGGTGTGCACGCCATGATGTTCCGCATCGCGCAGGAGGACCCCGACCTGACGGGGGTGCCCGAGGGCCTCGCCGACCTGGTGCGGGACTGTCTGCGCAAGGATCCCGGCGCCCGGCCCGGTCTCGACGAGATCCTGGAGCGCACGGGGGCGGAGGACACCGTCGCCGAGGGACGCACCCTCGACCCGTGGCTGCCCGGCTCGCTGGTGGCCCAGCTGGGGCGGCACGCCGTGCAGCTGCTCGACACGGAGAACCCCGACGCGGGACCGCCGCAGCTCCCGCCCGGCGCCGTGGCCCCCGGTGCCGCGCTCGCCCTGCCGCCGGCCCCGGCCGCGGCCCCCGACCTTTCCAAGCCGCCGTCCGGCGCGCCCGCGCCCGCGTCATCGTCCTCCGCCTCCTCGTCCTCGGCTTCCTCCTCGACGCCTTCCGCCTCCTCCTCGGCGCCCGCCGCGTCGGCCGAGGTGTCGTCGGAGCACGCGTCCACGCCCGCCGACGGGGGCGCCACCCCGCCCGCCCCGGGGCAGCCCGGTCCGGTGAACCATCTGCCGACGATGATCGCGGGCTCGGGCGCGACGCCCCCTCCGGCGGCTCCGGCCGGTCCGCACCCCGCCTACGGCTATCCGCAGCAGCACCCGCAGCCCGCGGGGCAGGGCCCGGCACACCCCGCGTACGGCTATCCGCAGGCGGGCTGGGGCACCCAGCCCCCGTACGGCTCGACGCCTCCCTACGGTCCGGGCGTGACGGCCAACCCGTACGGTCCCGGCGGCGCGACCCCGCCCTTCGGACCGACACCTCCGTACGGTCACGGTGTCGCCCCGCTCGGCCCGGAGGCCCCGCACCGCAACAGCAGGTCCACCGCCCTGCTCGTCGCCGTGGCCCTGGTCGTCGCGCTCGGCGCGGGCGGCGGTGTGTTCGCGCTGCTGAACGGCCGGGGGAACGGGGGCGGCACGGACGACCCCAAGGCGTCCAGCACGGCCGCCGGCGGGACGACCCCGGGGCAGAGCGCCTCGCAGGTGCCGACCACCGCCTCCCCGCTGCTGTCCAGTGCCCCGGCGACCCCGGGCGGCACGATCCCGCAGGCGTTCCTCGGCACCTGGGACGCGGTGATCGACAACGACACCGGCCACCACACGCGCCGCATGACGATCCAGCAGGGCGGTGTCGGCGACACGGTGCTCACGATCGTCGCGGACGGCTCGGTCGGCTACCACTGTGTCTTCGAGGCGGCTCTCTCCTCGGCCCCGGGCCCGAGCGGGCCGCTGGAGATCGGCCCCTCCTCGGTCACCGTCGGCGGACCGCCGTCCTGCAAGCCCGGTGACGCCTCCGAGGTCAGCCTCCTGCCGGACGGCCGGCTGCGGCGGGCGAAGACCGGCTCGGCGGCCGAGGCCGAGCTGACCTACACGAAGAGCGGCTGA
- a CDS encoding adenylosuccinate synthase — protein MPALVLLGAQWGDEGKGKATDLLGGSVDYVVRYQGGNNAGHTVVVGDQKYALHLLPSGILTPECTPVIGNGVVVDPSVLFSELNGLNERGVDTSKLLISGNAHIITPYNVTVDKVTERFLGKRKIGTTGRGIGPTYADKINRVGIRIQDLYDESILTQKVEAALEVKNQLLTKLYNRRAIEAGQVVEELLGYADRLKPYVADTVLILNQALEQDKVVLFEGGQGTLLDIDHGTYPFVTSSNPTAGGACTGAGVGPTKISRVIGILKAYTTRVGSGPFPTELFDADGEALRRIGHERGVTTGRDRRCGWFDAVIARYATRVNGLTDFFLTKLDVLTGWEEIPVCVAYEIDGKRVEELPYSQTDFHHAKPIYETLPGWSEDITKAKTFGDLPKNAQAYVKALEEMSGAPISAIGVGPGRDETIEINSFI, from the coding sequence GTGCCCGCACTTGTGCTGCTCGGTGCTCAGTGGGGTGACGAGGGCAAGGGAAAGGCCACCGACCTGCTCGGTGGATCCGTGGACTATGTGGTGCGCTACCAGGGCGGCAACAACGCCGGCCACACGGTAGTCGTGGGCGACCAGAAATACGCCCTCCACCTCCTCCCTTCCGGAATCCTCACGCCGGAGTGCACTCCGGTGATCGGAAACGGAGTCGTCGTCGACCCGTCCGTCCTGTTCTCCGAGCTGAACGGGCTCAACGAGCGCGGCGTCGACACCTCCAAGCTGCTGATCAGCGGAAACGCTCACATCATCACGCCTTACAACGTCACTGTCGACAAGGTGACGGAACGCTTCCTCGGAAAGCGGAAGATCGGCACCACCGGGCGCGGGATCGGTCCGACATACGCGGACAAGATCAACCGCGTGGGCATCCGCATCCAGGACCTCTACGACGAGTCGATCCTCACCCAGAAGGTCGAAGCGGCTCTCGAGGTCAAGAACCAGCTGCTCACCAAGCTCTACAACCGGCGCGCCATCGAGGCGGGCCAGGTCGTCGAGGAGCTGCTGGGCTACGCGGACCGGCTCAAGCCGTACGTCGCGGACACCGTCCTGATCCTCAACCAGGCGCTGGAGCAGGACAAGGTCGTGCTCTTCGAGGGCGGCCAGGGCACGCTGCTGGACATCGACCACGGCACGTATCCGTTCGTGACGTCGTCGAACCCGACCGCGGGCGGCGCCTGCACGGGTGCCGGTGTCGGCCCGACCAAGATCAGCCGGGTCATCGGCATCCTCAAGGCGTACACGACCCGGGTGGGTTCGGGTCCGTTCCCGACCGAGCTGTTCGACGCGGACGGCGAGGCGCTGCGGCGCATCGGACACGAGCGTGGTGTGACGACCGGCCGTGACCGGCGCTGCGGCTGGTTCGACGCGGTCATCGCCCGCTACGCGACCCGCGTGAACGGGCTGACCGACTTCTTCCTCACCAAGCTGGACGTCCTGACCGGCTGGGAGGAGATCCCGGTCTGCGTGGCGTACGAGATCGACGGCAAGCGCGTCGAGGAACTCCCGTACTCCCAGACCGACTTCCACCACGCGAAGCCGATCTACGAGACCCTGCCCGGCTGGTCGGAGGACATCACCAAGGCGAAGACCTTCGGTGACCTTCCGAAGAACGCGCAGGCCTACGTGAAGGCGCTGGAGGAGATGTCGGGCGCCCCGATCTCCGCGATCGGCGTCGGACCGGGCCGCGACGAGACGATCGAGATCAACTCGTTCATCTAG